The following coding sequences are from one Triticum aestivum cultivar Chinese Spring chromosome 5A, IWGSC CS RefSeq v2.1, whole genome shotgun sequence window:
- the LOC123103995 gene encoding 2-hydroxyisoflavanone dehydratase, which produces MATRSGSAISAGWAAPQPCRPLTVRRRNLPRPPCYLSTTFPPCPGVCTSTSRKNGALPAAATEAETEGEVLLESPGHFRIYKCGKMDRLNEPTVSPAGLDEATGVTSRDVVLDADTGVSVRLYLPKLRDPSEKLPVLVYFHGGAFLIGSADDATYHSYVNSLAAAAGVLVVSADYRLAPEHPLPTAYDDCWAALQWAVAPSTQDEWISGHGDTARLFLAGDSAGANIVHEMLVRAAVNSHPRMEGAVLLHPWFSGSEAIEGEPPAVPMFNGMIWSYTCPGTVGRADDPRINPLALGASSLELLACERMLVCAAEKDVLARRIRAYYDGVAAGACQAPGAAAWFESEGEDHDFFLGKTDCESAKQLLDRVAAFIAEG; this is translated from the coding sequence ATGGCCACCAGGAGCGGATCCGCCATCTCGGCTGGCTGGGCAGCGCCCCAGCCTTGCCGACCACTAACCGTACGTCGGAGAAACTTACCCCGACCACCATGCTACTTATCTACCACCTTCCCGCCATGCCCGGGCGTCTGCACGTCTACATCCCGCAAGAACGGGGCTCTGCCGGCGGCTGCCACGGAAGCCGAAACCGAGGGCGAGGTGCTGCTGGAGTCCCCGGGGCACTTCCGCATCTACAAGTGCGGCAAGATGGACCGCCTCAACGAACCCACCGTCTCGCCTGCCGGCCTGGACGAGGCCACCGGCGTCACCTCCAGGGACGTCGTCCTCGACGCCGACACCGGCGTCTCCGTGCGCCTCTACCTCCCCAAGCTCCGAGACCCCTCGGAGAAGCTCCCGGTCCTCGTCTACTTCCACGGCGGCGCCTTCCTCATCGGGTCGGCCGACGACGCCACGTACCACAGCTACGTCAACTCCCTCGCGGCCGCGGCCGGCGTCCTCGTGGTGTCCGCCGACTACCGCCTCGCCCCGGAGCACCCGCTGCCCACGGCCTACGACGACTGCTGGGCCGCGCTCCAGTGGGCGGTGGCGCCGTCGACGCAGGACGAGTGGATCTCCGGGCACGGCGACACGGCCCGCCTCTTCCTGGCGGGCGACAGCGCCGGCGCCAACATCGTGCACGAGATGCTCGTGAGGGCGGCGGTGAACTCCCACCCGAGGATGGAGGGCGCGGTGCTGCTGCACCCGTGGTTCAGCGGGAGCGAGGCGATCGAGGGGGAGCCTCCGGCGGTGCCCATGTTCAACGGGATGATCTGGTCGTACACGTGCCCGGGGACGGTGGGCAGGGCCGACGACCCGAGGATCAACCCGCTGGCGCTCGGCGCGTCGTCGCTGGAGCTGCTGGCGTGCGAGAGGATGCTGGTGTGTGCGGCGGAGAAGGACGTGCTGGCGAGGAGGATCCGCGCGTACTACGACGGCGTGGCCGCGGGCGCGTGCCAGGCGCCGGGCGCCGCGGCGTGGTTCGAGTCGGAGGGCGAGGACCACGACTTCTTCCTCGGGAAGACGGACTGCGAGAGCGCCAAGCAGCTCCTGGATCGCGTCGCGGCGTTCATCGCTGAGGGCTGA